Proteins found in one Ptychodera flava strain L36383 chromosome 3, AS_Pfla_20210202, whole genome shotgun sequence genomic segment:
- the LOC139130203 gene encoding LOW QUALITY PROTEIN: sterile alpha motif domain-containing protein 9-like (The sequence of the model RefSeq protein was modified relative to this genomic sequence to represent the inferred CDS: inserted 1 base in 1 codon; deleted 1 base in 1 codon) → MADSSSGFEEFAQSMELDFYRGHKVSWWNFHLTGKKYNQVLKRDIHEQLHDMVDVSLRENQDSLPRVVLLRLFHQPGAGGSTLARHIXWDFHKKFRCLVVNHIRVKTWEQILEVRKYGEVDPSDCKPVLVLVEDAEDTEINELIYHLESGSRTTSHQAGCPLFVVLHCKRVHSPYKHMVKCQNTSIKLEQELSSREIRWFAEKHRELDTKKAKGLKGLQIYSPDRLVSFMVMKDNFKRDYVENLVSRILQDIPSDKGESHLLKFCALLNKYEPDASIPVSCLDAIMGGTYLKRKSKKHKQDTQELWENHVSDSAQMLLLKVHIIHVGGVFGMKIVHPIVADEVLKQTKEIHNKTTADIAVEYIQSELFKGSQHSKEYLVHKTHDMLIRRKKVEFGDEQDSEFSELIESLCEDARTEEACRVLECSFNVLKEAMIGQQLARLYYIRMKTFDKAHKYADEAINLLPTNSYLLDTKGQIYKHEIKYKYEEKYCGGLNVLGMEETHAVIQLAFQGISYFRKAQEANLTEKNSENIAGFVGEADITFLLLRILQSVELFRGLGGSELLRSYLATDIEPEQLGQWAQYHRQFKELQGRIERAIDWISDYVTYCKVGLYEYVPQGFSKVDRVKSRLEHLDKQFARYFGEPKELPCDEKDRVVENANDWRRRQVLHLGGNTFHKVFDIAKVVSQPNMQQLLKIRRLLSLNYHKVLLIFKH, encoded by the exons ATGGCTGACAGTAGTAGCGGTTTTGAAGAATTTGCACAAAGTATGGAGCTTGACTTTTACCGAGGTCATAAAGTCTCATGGTGGAATTTTCACTTAACTGGCAAGAAGTACAACCAGGTTCTGAAAAGAGACATTCATGAGCAGTTACACGATATGGTTGATGTTTCACTCAGAGAGAATCAAGACTCTCTTCCACGTGTGGTGCTACTAAGATTATTTCATCAACCTGGGGCTGGTGGAAGCACTTTAGCAAGACATA CTTGGGATTTCCATAAGAAGTTCCGCTGTCTTGTGGTGAACCATATTAGAGTGAAGACATGGGAACAAATTCTTGAGGTGCGCAAATACGGAGAGGTCGATCCCTCTGACTGCAAACCCGTTCTTGTTTTGGTTGAAGATGCCGAAGACACAGAGATCAACGAGCTGATATATCATCTCGAATCAGGTTCAAGGACAACTTCACATCAAGCTGGCTGTCCATTGTTTGTTGTACTGCATTGTAAAAGAGTCCATTCCCCGTATAAACACATGGTGAAGTGCCAGAACACGAGTATAAAGCTAGAACAAGAACTGAGCAGTAGAGAAATaagatggtttgctgagaaacaTCGAGAGCTAGACACCAAAAAGGCAAAAGGTCTTA AAGGTCTTCAAATATACAGTCCCGATAGGCTCGTTTCCTTTATGGTTATGAAGGACAATTTCAAGAGAGATTATGTCGAGAATCTTGTAAGTAGAATACTCCAGGACATACCAAGTGACAAAGGAGAGTCTCATCTTTTGAAGTTCTGTGCCCTGTTGAATAAATATGAGCCAGATGCGTCGATACCAGTTTCTTGCTTGGATGCTATAATGGGAGGTACTTACCTTAAGAGGAAAAGCAAAAAACATAAGCAAGACACACAGGAACTTTGGGAGAACCATGTATCTGACTCTGCCCAAATGTTGCTGTTGAAAGTTCATATCATTCATGTAGGAGGAGTGTTTGGTATGAAGATAGTTCACCCAATTGTAGCAGATGAAGTACTGAAACAAACTAAAGAGATACACAATAAAACAACGGCAGATATCGCAGTCGAGTACATACAGTCAGAACTTTTCAAAGGATCACAACACAGCAAGGAGTACCTTGTGCACAAAACTCATGACATGCTTATCCGAAGAAAGAAGGTTGAATTTGGCGATGAGCAAGATTCAGAATTTTCAGAGCTGATTGAAAGTTTGTGTGAGGATGCTCGCACGGAAGAAGCTTGCAGGGTTCTTGAATGCAGTTTCAATGTGCTCAAGGAAGCTATGATAGGCCAGCAACTGGCACGGCTATATTACATTCGAATGAAGACATTTGATAAGGCGCACAAATATGCAGACGAAGCCATCAACCTATTACCAACAAATTCATATCTACTTGACACCAAAGGACAAATATACAAACACGAAATCAAATACAAGTATGAGGAAAAGTACTGTGGTGGTCTAAACGTACTCGGAATGGAAGAAACACATGCTGTCATACAACTCGCCTTTCAAGGTATCAGTTATTTTCGAAAGGCTCAAGAGGCAAACTTGACTGAGAAGAATTCCGAGAACATTGCAGGCTTTGTTGGAGAAGCAGATATCACATTTCTCCTTCTCCGAATATTGCAATCAGTAGAGTTATTCCGCGGCTTGGGAGGATCAGAGCTTCTACGTTCCTATCTCGCTACAGATATAGAACCTGAGCAACTTGGTCAGTGGGCACAATACCACCGCCAATTCAAAGAACTCCAAGGTCGTATTGAACGTGCCATAGACTGGATCAGTGATTATGTCACTTATTGTAAAGTTGGACTCTACGAATATGTACCACAGGGGTTTTCTAAAGTCGACAGAGTGAAGAGTAGACTGGAACACCTTGACAAGCAGTTTGCAAGATACTTTGGTGAACCCAAGGAATTACCATGCGATGAAAAGGACAGAGTTGTCGAAAATGCTAATGATTGGAGAAGACGACAAGTCCTTCATCTTGGTGGAAACACCTTCCATAAAGTCTTTGACATCGCAAAAGTTGTGAGCCAACCAAATATGCAACAACTGCTCAAAATAAGGCGACTTCTCTCTCTAAACTACCACAAAGTGCTTCTGATCTTCAAACATTGA